Proteins found in one Lepeophtheirus salmonis chromosome 9, UVic_Lsal_1.4, whole genome shotgun sequence genomic segment:
- the TBC1D5 gene encoding TBC1 domain family member 5: MDPDLVILESEENCHSSSHMASSKNPSFEQEFKETFNSIQQLVERVLRGTYRESRFRSLIWSVLLGILDEENKGFEGDWEGALARSRDRYDSLLKIHRYDVRRRADMSTTELEKDNPLSTHSSSSWNQYFINSELRDEILRDVVRTYPGNPLFRSQTMQNTLTDILFIYAKEFPSISYKQGMHEILAAVLLVVREGVDNYVRMKSDINNEEGITEKELNYLFKCIFDPLYTEHDAYALFESIMKRMHDWYWSPPFSSHFPSKKKSNPISSPNRLFDDEHSQQVCENQESREILNASKRLQHMWNDILALNDGELYGHLEELGIIPSTFGLNWLKLMYSRQFFDDYAFLEIWDAIFATNFILQDFILVAMVHAIRTQLLVSDNTGCNTLLVSSYPKFVDVRYIVQYSLYLFDGIRFTRPKQNPLKQSLVSRTSFSIKNDASTSKTRGSFSKLRLTKKKSSQNKDESASAYEVRNESSTVNKSVELVEYLSQDEIKQSLDILRTRISSWKKNIDFNVDFLKSIFKDEDIQEIEKFDRVLSNFKEISIEMRGVLRSSTGRKGSNMASHMGRSSYTTKKRQSLMAEEALDLIGHNH; this comes from the exons ATGGATCCCGATCTTGTCATCCTAGAATCTGAAGAGAATTGTCATTCATCCTCCCATATGGCTTCCTCCAAGAATCCCTCATTTGAACAGGAGTTTAAGGAAACGTTTAACTCCATCCAACAACTTGTAGAGCGAGTATTGCGAGGGACATATAGAGAGAGCCGCTTTCGATCCCTCATTTGGAGCGTCTTACTTGGAATATTGGATGAAGAGAACAAGGGGTTTGAAGGAGATTGGGAAGGTGCATTGGCTCGTAGTCGAGATCGCTATGATTCGTTATTAAAGATACATCGCTATGATGTGAGAAGAAGAGCGGATATGAGTACAACGGAGTTGGAAAAGGATAATCCACTCTCAACCCATTCCTCCTCGTCTTGGAatcagtattttattaattcggAATTAAGAGACGAAATCCTACGT gaTGTTGTTCGTACATACCCTGGAAATCCGTTGTTTCGATCCCAGACAATGCAAAATACACTCacggatattttatttatttatgccaAAGAATTCCCCAGTATTTCTTATAAACAg GGTATGCATGAAATCCTCGCCGCCGTTCTTCTAGTTGTAAGAGAAGGAGTGGATAACTATGTCCGAATGAAGTCAGATATAAACAATGAAGAAGGTATAACGGAGAAGGAACTCAATTATCTTTTCAAATGCATTTTCGATCCTCTATATACGGAGCATGACGCGTATGCTCTATTTGAAAGTATTATGAAGCGGATGCACGACTGGTATTGGTCCCCTCCATTCTCATCTCACTTTCCttcgaagaaaaaaagtaatcccATATCCTCTCCAAATAGACTATTTGATGATGAACATTCACAGCAAGTTTGTGAGAATCAAGAGTCTAGGGAGATTTTGAATGCATCCAAGAGGCTACAGCATATGTGGAATGATATTCTAGCGTTGAATGATGG GGAGTTATATGGTCATTTAGAGGAATTAGGAATTATACCCTCCACCTTCGGACTCAACTGGTTAAAACTGATGTAttctagacaattttttgatGACTACGCTTTTTTAGAGATTTGGGATGCAATTTTTGCAACGAATTTCATTCTTCAGGACTTTATCCTAGTTGCAATGGTGCACGCTATAAGAACTCAATTATTAGTTAGTGACAACACGGGATGCAATACACTCCTTGTGTCCTCCTATCCCAAGTTTGTGGATGTACGATATATAGTTCAAtattctttgtatttatttgacGGAATTCGATTTACTCGACCAAAACAGAATCCTTTAAAACAGTCATTAGTATCTAGGACGTCCTTCTCCATCAAGAATGATGCATCCACATCAAAGACGAGAGGATCATTTTCCAAACTCAGGCTCACTAAGAAAAAATCGTCCCAAAATAAAGACGAGTCCGCAAGTGCTTACGAGGTTCGGAATGAATCATCGACTGTGAATAAGAGCGTAGAGTTAGTTGAATATCTCAGTCAGgatgaaataaaacaatctCTAGATATCCTAAGGACACGCATCTCctcttggaaaaaaaacattgactTCAATGTTGACTTCTTAAAGAGCATATTTAAAGATGAGGATATCCAAGAGATTGAAAAGTTTGATCGAGTTCTCtcaaattttaaggaaatatcCATTGAGATGAGAGGAGTCTTAAGATCTTCCACAGGCCGGAAAGGATCCAACATGGCTTCACATATGGGTCGAAGCAGTTACACAACCAAAAAGAGACAATCCCTTATGGCGGAAGAGGCTCTTGACCTCATTGGACACAACCACTAA
- the Mer gene encoding merlin, translated as MSPMKMFKKKKSGKSFGVQITTMDAELQFSLDVKATGQELFDLVCRTIGLRETWYFGLQYTDSKGYVAWLKMEKRVRDQDVNMISKGPVSFLFLCKFYPEDVSEELVQEITQHLFFLQVKQSILSMDIYCPPEASVLLASYAVQAKYGDYDPEAKGLFSNNQDLLPQRVIEQYKMTPQMWEDRIKVWYADHKGMSRDEAEMEYLKIAQDLDMCGVNYFEIFNKKDSNLWLGVTNLGLNIYEADNKLSPKIMFPWSEIRNISFDDKKFIIKTVDKSAPNFTFYSKKLRMNKLILDLCIGNHDLFMRRRKPDPMDVQQMKAQAKEEKMRRQIERSKLLREKQLREEVEREKAALEQRLIQYQEEIRMSKEALQRSEESADLLAEKSVIAEQESALLHQKATEAETEVSRIKLSVIKTEEEKSLMENKARDAEMLVNRLAEEAERRKYEANELKKELEMARDAEKMAKDKLMNFLSSSVPITSVTLSESLITNGIAALQQHSHNFQHNNHTDPSTSSSNSNSPMLTSPSGSNSGYNNNTNNINPISSNMFQDALSSTSSVPLPSFNLSCNNESNNNLSSHPFLCYTTNNSSSSFYDSQHLMSESDMDQLSLEIERERFEYLEKSKHLQEQLKTLKSEIEELKVDDKTSPLDAIHRELFEQGDNKYSTIQKVKRGSTTSRVAFFEEL; from the exons ATGAGTCCGATGAAGAtgtttaagaagaaaaagagtGGGAAATCCTTCGGCGTGCAAATCACGACCATGGACGCGGAGCTTCAATTCAGCCTGGATGTGAAAGCTACGGGACAGGAGCTGTTTGATCTGGTGTGTCGAACGATTGGCCTCCGTGAAACATGGTACTTTGGCCTCCAGTACACGGATTCCAAGGGCTACGTAGCTTGGTTGAAAATGGAGAAGCGAGTTCGTGATCAGGATGTGAACATGATTTCAAAGGGGCCCGTCAGCTTTCTCTTTCTATGCAAATTCTATCCAGAGGATGTGAGTGAAGAACTCGTCCAAGAAATCACGCAACATCTCTTCTTCCTCCAAGTGAAACAGTCCATTCTCAGCATGGACATATACTGTCCTCCAGAAGCGTCCGTCCTTCTTGCATCATATGCTGTCCAAGCCAAGTATGGGGATTACGATCCTGAGGCAAAAGGTCTCTTCTCTAATAATCAAGACCTTTTACCACAAAGAGTAATCGAACAGTACAAAATGACTCCACAAATGTGGGAAGATCGAATCAAAG tttggTACGCAGATCATAAAGGAATGTCCAGAGATGAAGCAGAAATGGAATACTTGAAAATAGCGCAGGATCTAGACATGTGTGGAGTCAATTACTTTGAgatctttaacaaaaaagacTCCAATCTATGGCTTGGTGTTACAAATCTTGGACTCAACATCTATGAAGCAGATAATAAACTCTCTCCGAAGATCATGTTCCCTTGGTCTGAAATACGAAATATCTcatttgatgataaaaagttcATCATTAAAACCGTGGATAAATCTGCCCCCAATTTCACTTTCTACTCCAAAAAACTACGTATGAACAAGTTGATATTGGATCTATGCATTGGAAACCATGATTTGTTTATGAGAAGAAGAAAGCCGGATCCTATGGATGTTCAGCAAATGAAGGCTCAAGCCAAAGAAGAAAAGATGAGGAGACAAATCGAGCGCTCCAAGTTGCTTCGAGAGAAGCAACTTCGTGAGGAAGTTGAAAGAGAAAAGGCAGCCCTTGAGCAAAGACTCATTCAGTATCAG GAAGAAATTCGAATGTCAAAAGAGGCTTTACAAAGATCAGAGGAATCTGCTGATCTTTTGGCCGAAAAGTCTGTAATTGCTGAACAAGAATCCGCTCTTCTACATCAAAAAGCAACTGAAGCTGAGACAGAGGTTTCAAGGATTAAATTATCTGTTATTAAAACAGAAGAAGAGAAATCACTCATGGAGAACAAGGCTCGCGATGCAGAAATGTTAGTGAATCGCCTTGCAGAAGAGGCAGAAAGACGTAAATACGAGGCTAACGAATTAAAGAAGGAACTAGAAATGGCAAG AGATGCAGAGAAAATGGCTAAAGATAAGTTAATGAACTTTCTATCATCCTCCGTCCCAATAACGTCTGTTACTTTGTCTGAATCATTAATAACGAATGGAATAGCTGCTCTTCAACAGCATAGTCATAATTTTCAACACAATAATCATACCGATCCATCCACTTCTTCATCCAATAGCAATAGCCCCATGCTTACGTCTCCAAGCGGAAGTAATTCcggttataataataatacgaaTAATATCAATCCCATCTCTTCCAATATGTTTCAAGATGCACTGAGCTCAACTTCTTCAGTGCCTCTGCCTTCCTTTAATTTATCATGCAACAATGAGTCAAACAATAACTTATCCAGTCATCCCTTCCTTTGCTACACTACAAATAACTCTTCTTCATCATTTTATGACTCCCAGCATTTAATGTCCGAATCCGACATGGATCAATTATCTCTTGAGATCGAAAGAGAGAGATTCGAATATCtggaaaaatcaaaacatttacaAGAGCAGCTAAAGACCCTCAAAAGTGAAATTGAGGAGCTTAAAGTGGACGATAAAACATCTCCACTAGATGCTATCCATAGAGAGCTCTTTGAACAGGGTGACAACAAATACTCAACCATTCAAAAAGTGAAAAGAGGCTCAACCACCTCTCGTGTTGCTTTCTTTGAAGAATTATAA
- the LOC121124409 gene encoding uncharacterized protein, which yields MMMKIHILLSLFLFLQSPYLSSSTGTPTHSFYTPVNTGTNHQAGNQVIWSPIEPKKEDGLSIIQHNPHHQSLIQPFSGNAPTSTADNSYVLSEPKSQSNLYVTSGSGRTGGGENIFKSYSGPSGGGDHVETEALVQFYQRPIGYEITSEKGVPQYGGDQRGGIDPSFTGGETFPPSSHGDLRAKPVNEDNSFHDGYSHFQAQKQNQEASSNDPNKNFEDFEGFGIDEDDGDFRQDFSEDYNDGSKDYNHNHHHQTREHENNLHANPEHNTNNNQRNHGTHSEHHENEYTEPSNSFYDYASQDYREEVSENSGPSAKSPVKFNPYGGFQVYGSPSDSSFEHEDYNKSPSSRENYNDHPNQHDFYNGPEGTPSNGQTRDVIPTLSERMYDDNPSGMKYKHISTRDASNPLRAYNSFINP from the coding sequence ATGATGATGAAGATCCATATCCTCCtatctctttttctatttcttcaaaGTCCTTATCTTTCAAGCTCCACAGGGACTCCAACCCATAGCTTTTATACACCAGTAAATACAGGAACGAATCATCAGGCCGGGAATCAAGTGATATGGAGTCCAATCGAACCTAAAAAAGAAGATGGCCTAAGTATTATACAACACAATCCTCATCATCAATCCCTGATTCAGCCTTTCAGTGGAAATGCACCCACATCCACAGCAGATAACTCCTATGTCCTATCCGAACCCAAATCTCAGTCCAATTTATACGTAACTAGCGGAAGTGGAAGAACAGGTGGTGGAGAgaacatatttaaaagttattccgGTCCTTCTGGAGGGGGAGATCATGTAGAGACTGAGGCTCTCGTTCAATTTTATCAACGGCCTATAGGATATGAAATAACGAGTGAAAAAGGAGTTCCACAGTATGGAGGGGATCAGAGAGGAGGGATTGATCCTTCATTCACTGGAGGTGAGACCTTTCCACCTTCAAGTCATGGGGATTTGAGAGCAAAGCCCGTTAACGAAGACAATAGCTTCCACGATGGATATTCACATTTTCAAGCACAGAAACAAAACCAAGAAGCGAGTAGCAACGATCCGAACAAGAATTTTGAGGATTTTGAAGGATTTGGAATTGACGAGGATGATGGGGATTTCCGTCAGGATTTTTCGGAAGATTATAACGATGGATCCAAGGATTACAATCacaatcatcatcatcaaaCACGTGAGCATGAGAATAACTTGCACGCCAATCCTGAACACAACACTAACAACAATCAGCGCAATCATGGAACCCATAGTGAACATCACGAAAATGAATACACAGAGCCCTCCAATTCTTTTTACGACTATGCTTCTCAGGATTATAGAGAAGAAGTAAGTGAAAATTCGGGTCCTTCGGCTAAATCGCCAGTTAAATTTAACCCCTATGGAGGCTTTCAAGTCTATGGTAGTCCTTCAGACTCTTCATTTGAGCATGAAGATTACAATAAGTCTCCTTCTAGCCGAGAGAACTATAATGATCATCCCAATCAACATGATTTCTATAATGGACCTGAAGGAACTCCAAGTAATGGTCAAACAAGGGATGTGATTCCAACGCTCTCTGAGAGGATGTATGATGATAATCCTTCAGGCATGAAATATAAGCATATTTCTACAAGAGATGCATCAAATCCTCTGAGAGCTTATAATTCATTCATCAATCcttaa